One genomic window of Fusarium keratoplasticum isolate Fu6.1 chromosome 3, whole genome shotgun sequence includes the following:
- a CDS encoding Exosome complex protein, with product MADVKDITPDLDRLDDQLDDLEEKLQPLIGNLEGMASELPLLDKAKLFSLTAYAIESLLFSSLKLEGTDAQNHAVFTELKRVQQYFGKIKAVEAPAVEETRNLTVNQEAAARILKADLADNKTISNKLAEKIAEERAKALLKSVENRKRPAEDTAGSSGSAAETPASKGKKKQKKSKSKK from the exons ATGGCAGACGTCAAGGATATCACGCCGGATCTTGACCGGCTAGATGATCAGCTGGATGACCTCGAAGAGAAGCTGCAGCCCCTGATCGGCAACTTGGAGGGCATGGCCTCTGAGCTGCCCCTGCTGGACAAGGCAAAGCTGTTTTCACTGACCGCCTACGCGATTGAgtctcttcttttct CATCACTCAAGCTCGAAGGCACTGACGCGCAGAACCACGCCGTCTTCACTGAGCTCAAGCGAGTGCAGCAGTACTTTGGAAAGatcaaggctgtcgaggcgCCTGCAGTAGAGGAGACGCGAAACTTGACAGTCAACCAAGAAGCCGCGGCGCGTATCCTGAAAGCTGATTTG GCTGATAACAAAACCATCAGCAACAAGCTTGCGGAAAAGATTGCTGAGGAGCGAGCTAAGGCCTTGCTCAAGTCTGTCGAGAACAGGAAGCGACCAGCGGAGGATACGGCAGGTTCTTCGGGCTCTGCGGCTGAGACGCCTGCtagcaagggcaagaagaaacagaagaagagcaagtcAAAGAAGTGA